One Luteibacter sp. 9135 DNA segment encodes these proteins:
- a CDS encoding glycoside hydrolase family 127 protein, with amino-acid sequence MHESDERRRFLKTGAIALASALAAPRLQAFDTADPASATAVAAREKPVCRMQPFALNQVRLLDSDFSRAAAINLDYLHSLPVDRLAHSFRVQAGLPSTAKPLGGWEKPDCELRGHFTGGHYLSAAAIAWSAHGDATLKARGDELVSILAGCQRPNGYLSAFPESFFDRLSAGQKVWAPFYTVHKIQAGMLDMYRLAGNTQALAVARGIGNWTVRWLNGLSDTDIAHILKTEYGGMNESMADLYAITGDTRYLDAAHRFDQVSLFDPLASHRDELKGLHSNTQIPKVIGAARRYELTGEPRYRRIAEFFWETVTQNRTYATGGSSNDEFWKTGPGDLKDQLGLYAAECCVAYNLLKLTRHVYAWSGDPRAFDYYERNLYNARLGTQDAQGMKLYYYSLQPGGAKFYNSPMDSFWCCTGSGAEEFARFNDAIYFRDGDALHVNLFIPSELDWPEMGLTLRQDTGFPREAATHFRFTLKQPRDIALNLRIPSWIAPGARVEVNGEALDTFASPGSYLTLRRTWQTGDRVSLTLPMALRSVTLPGDDTLQAVTIGPIVLAARLGSKGLTHDQQYGRYESGPSPEPKPQPAPQIAPDDAHPLAWLVPTDTPLTYRATTRHGVIDVAPLNTIQGERYAVYWQTEGAASGAT; translated from the coding sequence ATGCACGAATCGGACGAACGCAGGCGATTTCTGAAAACGGGTGCGATCGCACTCGCCAGCGCCCTGGCCGCGCCGCGGTTGCAGGCCTTCGATACCGCCGACCCGGCCAGCGCGACCGCCGTGGCCGCGCGTGAGAAGCCGGTGTGCCGGATGCAGCCTTTCGCGCTGAACCAGGTCCGCCTGCTGGACAGCGATTTCAGCCGGGCCGCGGCGATCAACCTCGACTACCTGCACAGCCTGCCCGTGGACCGCCTGGCGCACAGCTTCCGTGTGCAGGCCGGCCTGCCTTCCACCGCGAAGCCGCTGGGCGGCTGGGAAAAACCCGATTGCGAACTTCGCGGCCATTTCACCGGCGGGCATTACCTTTCGGCGGCCGCCATCGCATGGTCCGCGCACGGCGACGCCACGCTGAAGGCGCGCGGCGATGAACTGGTCAGCATCCTGGCAGGTTGCCAGCGACCCAACGGCTACCTCAGCGCCTTCCCCGAATCGTTCTTCGACCGGCTGAGCGCCGGCCAGAAGGTCTGGGCGCCGTTCTACACGGTGCACAAGATCCAGGCCGGCATGCTCGACATGTACCGGCTGGCCGGAAATACGCAGGCACTTGCCGTCGCCAGGGGCATCGGCAACTGGACCGTGCGCTGGCTGAACGGGCTCTCCGATACGGACATCGCGCACATCCTCAAGACCGAATACGGCGGCATGAACGAATCGATGGCGGACCTCTACGCCATCACCGGCGACACCCGCTACCTGGATGCCGCGCACCGGTTCGACCAGGTGTCGCTGTTCGACCCGCTGGCCTCGCATCGCGATGAACTGAAGGGCCTGCACAGCAACACGCAGATCCCCAAGGTGATCGGCGCGGCACGCCGCTATGAGCTGACCGGCGAACCGCGCTACCGGCGCATCGCGGAATTCTTCTGGGAAACGGTGACGCAGAACCGCACCTATGCCACCGGTGGCTCCAGCAACGACGAATTCTGGAAGACCGGCCCGGGCGACCTGAAGGACCAGCTGGGCCTCTACGCGGCGGAATGCTGCGTGGCCTACAACCTGCTCAAGCTCACGCGGCATGTCTACGCGTGGAGCGGCGACCCGCGCGCCTTCGACTACTACGAGCGCAACCTCTACAACGCCCGCCTGGGCACGCAGGACGCCCAGGGCATGAAGCTGTACTACTACTCGCTGCAGCCCGGTGGCGCGAAGTTCTACAACTCGCCCATGGACTCGTTCTGGTGCTGCACCGGCAGCGGCGCAGAGGAGTTCGCCCGCTTCAACGACGCGATCTATTTCCGCGACGGCGACGCGCTGCACGTCAACCTGTTCATCCCGTCCGAGCTGGACTGGCCCGAGATGGGCCTGACCCTGCGCCAGGACACCGGTTTCCCCCGCGAAGCGGCCACGCATTTCCGGTTCACGCTGAAGCAGCCGCGCGACATCGCCCTCAACCTGCGCATCCCCTCGTGGATCGCCCCGGGCGCGCGCGTCGAGGTGAACGGTGAAGCCCTGGACACCTTTGCGTCCCCGGGCAGTTACCTCACCCTGCGGCGCACCTGGCAGACGGGCGACCGCGTGTCGCTCACGCTGCCCATGGCGCTGCGCAGCGTGACCCTGCCCGGCGATGACACGTTGCAGGCGGTGACGATCGGTCCAATCGTGCTGGCGGCGCGGCTGGGTTCGAAGGGCCTCACGCACGATCAGCAGTACGGCCGCTACGAATCGGGTCCGTCACCCGAACCCAAACCCCAGCCCGCACCGCAGATCGCGCCGGACGATGCGCATCCACTGGCGTGGCTGGTGCCGACGGACACCCCGCTCACCTACCGCGCCACCACCCGGCACGGCGTGATCGACGTGGCACCGCTGAATACGATCCAGGGCGAGCGTTACGCCGTGTACTGGCAAACCGAAGGCGCCGCCTCCGGCGCCACCTGA
- a CDS encoding twin-arginine translocation signal domain-containing protein, which translates to MARRDFLRTLAAASAAAGLAPLSAEALWRGDTGGAPVAPTTSAPPPASRVPLPGVSLDGFAPVATFRDGDRAWRVLENLRHTDGDLVLTDGTQAVVIGKRTEATWDEADKPYLGLALAEIAVAGPDLLADRLLAKGQPDEDQVRRAAPPPASVLNPEDYYGRLPWTTFVGTRQCLDTMPVYTSGSTRGYHADQAFADLHDPKKVARRREGLLGGWLPAVHKVVPIDAERWYDVIVLADVDATDRFVVQTWHRTALVEHGAMTRVVYGHSYPACPPRRQAPTADAFHAALLRFHDRWHAELADMAVATIPAPGWADMARYAFARELVVRPEGTYPKYGAVDRDYYGNEYDGFQDTFTSSLYANLEWGRFAQAAAVFDGYFTDFVQPDGMINMRGAEMGQFGLTLSLIARYVAYTGDLALCRKHRAKIEATAAILLELHDASLRLAATDPGHGLIHGWNESDACLFPDPMLWWKPYFANSALAVRGLTDLAGAWSRIAPGDVATASHWTTRATALRERLVASVRASVRHDLKPPYVPPLPGVKRTFREALAAEHPSEQQWPHRAYAELLQADVLPDDLAHRVIDAMRGHGATSLGVVANIGPVDPKSRDILGFISYGYAQQLLRLDRVDEYLLFLYAHRYHGHTPGSWTAGEVTDIAGGMPLFCMPAQMTIPLLLRWAFVHDDSDGATLRLGRAVPHAWWTGNHPLSLDAAPTRWGRCSLHLRRSAGMLSATVVLPDAATPKAVWLTLRTPPQATRGMVRIDGAAAPAGDLSGEHIRLHGRPGQRIEVTLAFT; encoded by the coding sequence ATGGCGCGCCGCGACTTCCTGCGCACCCTCGCCGCCGCCAGCGCGGCGGCCGGCCTCGCACCCCTGTCGGCCGAAGCGCTGTGGCGCGGCGATACCGGCGGGGCACCTGTCGCGCCCACCACCAGTGCGCCGCCGCCCGCCTCGCGGGTGCCCTTGCCTGGCGTGTCCCTCGACGGCTTCGCGCCCGTGGCGACCTTCCGCGACGGCGACCGCGCGTGGCGCGTGCTGGAAAACCTGCGCCACACGGATGGCGACCTCGTGCTCACCGACGGCACGCAGGCCGTGGTGATCGGCAAGCGGACCGAGGCCACCTGGGACGAGGCCGACAAGCCGTACCTCGGCCTCGCACTGGCCGAGATCGCGGTCGCCGGCCCCGACCTGCTTGCCGACCGCCTGCTGGCCAAGGGACAGCCCGACGAAGACCAGGTGCGGCGGGCCGCGCCGCCACCGGCCTCGGTGCTTAACCCGGAGGACTATTACGGCCGCCTGCCGTGGACGACCTTCGTCGGCACCCGCCAGTGCCTGGACACGATGCCGGTCTACACCTCCGGCAGCACGCGCGGCTACCACGCCGACCAGGCCTTCGCCGACCTGCACGACCCGAAGAAAGTGGCCCGCCGTCGCGAGGGCCTGCTCGGTGGCTGGCTACCGGCGGTGCACAAGGTGGTGCCGATCGACGCGGAGCGCTGGTACGACGTGATCGTCCTCGCCGACGTGGATGCCACGGATCGCTTCGTGGTGCAGACCTGGCATCGCACGGCGCTCGTCGAACATGGCGCGATGACGCGTGTCGTCTACGGGCACAGCTATCCGGCCTGCCCGCCGCGACGGCAGGCCCCCACCGCCGATGCGTTCCACGCCGCGCTGCTGCGCTTTCACGACCGCTGGCATGCCGAACTGGCCGACATGGCGGTGGCGACGATACCGGCCCCCGGCTGGGCGGACATGGCGCGCTACGCGTTCGCGCGCGAGCTGGTCGTACGCCCGGAAGGCACCTACCCCAAGTACGGCGCGGTGGATCGCGACTACTACGGCAACGAGTACGACGGCTTCCAGGACACCTTCACCAGTTCGCTCTACGCCAACCTGGAATGGGGCCGCTTCGCCCAGGCCGCCGCGGTGTTCGACGGCTATTTCACCGATTTCGTCCAGCCGGACGGCATGATCAACATGCGCGGCGCGGAGATGGGCCAGTTCGGCCTCACGCTCTCGCTGATCGCGCGATACGTGGCCTACACGGGCGACTTGGCGCTGTGCCGCAAGCACCGTGCGAAGATCGAGGCCACCGCGGCCATCCTGCTCGAACTGCACGACGCGTCGCTGCGGCTGGCGGCCACCGACCCGGGCCATGGCCTCATCCACGGCTGGAACGAATCCGACGCCTGCCTGTTCCCCGATCCCATGCTGTGGTGGAAGCCGTACTTCGCCAACAGCGCGCTGGCCGTGCGCGGACTCACCGATCTGGCCGGCGCATGGTCGCGTATCGCACCGGGCGACGTCGCCACCGCGTCGCATTGGACGACGCGCGCCACCGCCCTGCGCGAGCGGCTGGTGGCCAGTGTGCGCGCCAGCGTGCGCCACGACCTCAAGCCGCCTTACGTGCCGCCGTTGCCCGGTGTGAAGCGCACCTTCCGCGAGGCACTCGCCGCCGAACATCCCAGCGAGCAGCAATGGCCGCACCGCGCCTATGCGGAACTGTTGCAGGCCGACGTGCTGCCGGATGACCTGGCGCACCGGGTGATCGACGCGATGCGCGGCCATGGGGCGACCAGCCTCGGTGTCGTGGCCAACATCGGCCCGGTGGACCCGAAGAGCCGCGATATCCTCGGTTTCATCTCTTACGGTTACGCGCAGCAGCTGCTGCGCCTGGATCGCGTGGACGAATACCTGCTGTTCCTCTACGCGCACCGCTACCACGGGCATACGCCCGGCAGCTGGACTGCCGGCGAGGTCACCGACATAGCCGGAGGCATGCCGCTGTTCTGCATGCCGGCGCAGATGACGATTCCCCTGCTGCTGCGCTGGGCCTTCGTCCACGACGACAGCGACGGTGCCACCCTGCGACTGGGCCGTGCCGTGCCGCATGCCTGGTGGACCGGAAACCATCCGCTGTCCTTGGATGCGGCGCCGACGCGGTGGGGACGGTGCAGCCTGCACCTGCGACGCAGCGCGGGCATGCTGTCCGCCACGGTGGTGCTGCCCGACGCAGCGACGCCAAAGGCGGTCTGGCTCACGCTGCGCACGCCGCCACAGGCGACGCGTGGCATGGTGCGGATCGACGGTGCCGCCGCACCGGCCGGCGACCTAAGCGGCGAGCATATCCGCCTGCACGGCCGTCCCGGGCAACGGATCGAGGTCACGCTGGCCTTCACGTGA
- a CDS encoding APC family permease, which produces MSDMPNDTQGHFHKRLTLVDLTFIGLGAIFGSGWLFAAGHVAALAGPAGIVSWLIGGAAVLLLGLVYCELGAALPRAGGAVRYPEYSHGALLGALMGFITLIAFSSLIAIETVACRQYAAAWLPALNMPGSTHASVLGWFVQLALLLMFFALNYYSVKTFAKANNIISVFKFVVPVLVIVMLLTHFHPANLSIHGLAPNGLSGVEAAVSAGGIIFAYLGLTPIVSVASEVRDPQRTIPIALILSVVLSTVIYVLLQLAFLGGIPTDMLAGGWSGMDKAFALPYHDIALALGFGWLATLVVCDAVISPSGTGNIYMNATPRIVYGWARSGGFFPALTRIDRASGIPRPALWLTLALSIFWTLPFPSWEALIQVVSAALVLSYAVAPVTVAALRRSAPALERPFRVRGFAVIGPVSFAVAGLIVYWSGWSTVSWLLGLQIAMFAGYVLVKRATGAPRALLAQQVRSAAWLIGFYVVIIAASALGTFGGNGSLPHPWDSVVVLVASVAIYYWGACTGLPASALALDDDDE; this is translated from the coding sequence ATGAGCGACATGCCGAACGACACCCAGGGCCACTTCCACAAACGCCTCACCCTGGTCGACCTGACCTTCATCGGGCTGGGTGCGATCTTCGGCTCCGGCTGGCTGTTCGCGGCCGGGCATGTGGCCGCGCTGGCCGGCCCGGCGGGCATCGTCTCCTGGCTGATCGGCGGCGCCGCGGTGCTGCTGCTGGGCCTGGTCTACTGCGAGCTCGGCGCCGCGTTGCCGCGCGCGGGCGGTGCCGTGCGCTATCCCGAGTACTCGCACGGCGCACTGCTGGGCGCGCTGATGGGCTTCATCACGCTCATCGCGTTCTCCAGCCTGATCGCCATCGAGACGGTGGCCTGCCGGCAATACGCCGCCGCGTGGCTGCCCGCGCTGAACATGCCCGGCAGCACGCATGCCAGCGTGCTGGGCTGGTTCGTGCAGCTGGCCTTGCTGCTGATGTTCTTCGCGCTCAACTACTACAGCGTGAAAACCTTCGCCAAGGCCAACAACATCATCAGCGTGTTCAAGTTCGTGGTGCCCGTGCTGGTCATCGTGATGCTGCTGACCCACTTCCATCCCGCCAACCTGAGCATCCACGGCCTCGCTCCCAACGGCCTGTCCGGCGTGGAAGCCGCGGTATCCGCCGGTGGCATCATCTTCGCCTACCTGGGCCTGACGCCCATCGTCTCGGTGGCCAGCGAGGTACGCGATCCCCAGCGCACCATTCCCATCGCGCTGATCCTTTCCGTGGTGCTGTCCACCGTGATCTACGTGCTGCTGCAGCTGGCGTTCCTGGGCGGTATCCCCACCGACATGCTGGCCGGCGGCTGGAGCGGCATGGACAAGGCGTTCGCCCTGCCGTACCACGACATCGCGCTGGCGCTCGGCTTCGGCTGGCTGGCCACGCTGGTGGTCTGCGACGCGGTGATCTCGCCCAGCGGCACGGGCAACATCTACATGAACGCCACACCGCGCATCGTCTACGGCTGGGCCCGCAGCGGTGGCTTCTTCCCAGCGCTCACACGGATCGACCGCGCATCGGGCATCCCACGGCCGGCGTTGTGGCTGACCCTGGCCCTGTCCATCTTCTGGACGCTGCCGTTTCCCTCGTGGGAGGCGCTGATCCAGGTGGTCTCGGCCGCGCTGGTACTCAGCTACGCGGTGGCCCCGGTCACCGTCGCGGCGCTGCGCCGCAGCGCGCCGGCACTCGAACGCCCGTTCCGCGTGCGTGGCTTCGCCGTCATCGGGCCCGTGTCGTTCGCCGTGGCCGGACTGATCGTCTACTGGTCCGGCTGGAGCACGGTGTCGTGGCTGCTCGGCCTGCAGATCGCCATGTTCGCCGGGTATGTACTGGTCAAGCGCGCCACGGGCGCACCCCGCGCGCTGCTCGCCCAGCAGGTGCGCTCGGCGGCATGGCTGATCGGCTTCTACGTCGTCATCATCGCCGCGTCCGCGCTGGGTACGTTCGGCGGCAACGGCAGCCTGCCCCATCCCTGGGATTCCGTCGTGGTGCTGGTGGCGTCCGTGGCCATCTACTACTGGGGTGCCTGCACGGGCCTGCCCGCTTCCGCGCTTGCCCTGGACGACGACGATGAGTGA
- a CDS encoding DUF885 family protein, with protein MSRSLVGIACLLGMAALATPTHAEDVGRRFRDIATREYTWRQAQFAGADDENGPAAPSDHLPRMDAATQATRERYWSDVLAQLQGIDPARLTGEDPTNYAVYRQQVEVLLADQRFHTWQMPFNADSAFWSNLGFSARATFTDAASYRHYLARLRDVPRYFDEETAAMRLGLARGFSQPKLVVASQYDGIRSVADAAGEANLFYTPFLKMSPTIPAAEQARLRDEAKKAIETQVRPAYAHLLAFMRNEYYPAARDGLAAEDLPDGVAFYRSQILEYTTLDKSPDEIHALGLKEMADIHDQMLAVMREVNFKGTFPEFLHFLRTDPQFYAKTPDELLKDAAWIAKEVDAVVGDYIGLLPRRRFAIKPVPADLAPIYTGGRGGPGIYLVNTYNLPSRPLYSLPALTLHESSPGHALQMPLAAETTGLPDYRRYGFISAYGEGWALYCEYLGQEMGIYHTPYERFGYLSYQAWRAARLVVDTGIHHLHWTREQARQYLRDNTALAEHEIDTEVDRYIAWPGQALSYYLGEMAIREGRARATKALGERFDIRAFHDTVLSTGSVPLPVLNQRIDAFIAGGGKSPYASTAGAPRP; from the coding sequence CGAGGACGTGGGCCGACGTTTCCGCGACATCGCCACGCGCGAATACACCTGGCGGCAGGCGCAGTTCGCCGGTGCCGACGACGAAAACGGGCCGGCGGCACCGTCGGATCACCTGCCGCGGATGGACGCCGCCACGCAGGCCACGCGCGAACGCTACTGGAGCGACGTGCTCGCGCAGTTGCAGGGCATCGATCCCGCACGGCTGACCGGCGAGGATCCGACCAACTACGCCGTCTACCGGCAACAGGTGGAGGTGCTGCTGGCCGACCAGCGCTTCCACACCTGGCAAATGCCGTTCAACGCGGACTCCGCATTCTGGAGCAACCTGGGTTTCAGTGCGCGCGCCACGTTCACCGATGCCGCGTCGTACCGTCATTACCTGGCCCGCCTGCGCGACGTGCCGCGTTACTTCGACGAGGAAACGGCGGCCATGCGCCTGGGCCTGGCGCGCGGTTTCAGCCAGCCGAAGCTGGTGGTGGCCAGCCAGTACGACGGCATCCGCAGCGTGGCCGATGCCGCGGGTGAAGCGAACCTGTTCTATACGCCGTTCCTGAAGATGTCGCCGACCATCCCCGCGGCGGAACAGGCCCGCCTGCGCGACGAAGCGAAGAAGGCGATCGAGACCCAGGTGCGGCCCGCGTACGCCCACCTGCTGGCTTTCATGCGCAACGAGTATTACCCGGCCGCGCGCGACGGGCTGGCCGCCGAGGACCTGCCGGACGGCGTGGCCTTCTACCGTTCGCAAATCCTCGAATACACCACGCTGGACAAGAGCCCGGACGAAATCCACGCGCTGGGCCTGAAGGAGATGGCCGATATCCACGACCAGATGCTGGCGGTGATGCGCGAGGTGAACTTCAAGGGCACCTTCCCGGAATTCCTGCATTTCCTGCGTACCGATCCGCAGTTCTACGCCAAAACGCCGGACGAGCTGCTGAAAGACGCCGCGTGGATCGCCAAGGAAGTGGATGCCGTGGTCGGCGATTACATCGGCTTGCTGCCGCGCCGCCGCTTCGCGATCAAGCCGGTGCCCGCCGACCTCGCGCCGATCTATACGGGCGGCCGCGGCGGCCCGGGGATTTATCTGGTCAACACGTACAACCTGCCTTCGCGGCCCCTGTATTCGCTGCCGGCGCTGACCCTGCACGAATCCTCGCCCGGGCACGCCCTGCAAATGCCGCTGGCCGCCGAGACCACGGGCCTGCCGGACTACCGTCGCTACGGTTTCATCTCCGCCTATGGCGAGGGCTGGGCGCTGTATTGCGAATACCTGGGCCAGGAGATGGGCATCTACCACACGCCGTACGAGCGCTTCGGTTACCTCAGTTACCAGGCATGGCGTGCGGCACGACTGGTCGTGGACACCGGCATCCATCACCTGCACTGGACGCGCGAGCAGGCGCGCCAGTACCTGCGCGACAACACCGCGCTGGCCGAGCACGAGATCGACACCGAGGTGGATCGCTATATCGCGTGGCCGGGCCAGGCGCTGTCGTATTACCTGGGCGAGATGGCCATCCGCGAGGGCCGTGCGCGGGCAACGAAGGCGCTGGGTGAACGCTTCGACATCCGCGCCTTCCACGACACCGTGCTGTCCACCGGCTCCGTGCCGCTGCCCGTGCTGAACCAGCGGATCGACGCCTTCATCGCCGGCGGCGGCAAGTCGCCCTATGCGTCCACCGCGGGAGCGCCACGTCCATGA